One Amaranthus tricolor cultivar Red isolate AtriRed21 chromosome 10, ASM2621246v1, whole genome shotgun sequence genomic window carries:
- the LOC130825528 gene encoding uncharacterized protein LOC130825528, which produces MECNKDEATRAKDIAIRKFTEKDFAGAKKFALKAQTLYSRLEGITQMIATLEVFLSAETKMNGEMDMYGVLGVSPLADDDTIRKHYRKLALQLHPDKNKFIGADGAFQIVTQAFNFLSDKSKRAAYNSRRNVKTYVQKSPCQTSVSKGSAGSGHQPKFATHAGFSVPSSGTSRSDQKVPTQRGVSGSSNSAPKVPNQSGKSAVPPGVNGYHKYTGSTSSNVKAPKSNSRKSSPSVQSYFKKTDTFWTICTRCKMQYEYMRVYLNQILKCPHCQVGFKAVEVHAPSNIGPIQPDERKSSSTSAHQMPGFNNSFGAASNHWSSHSGTAHNGTLHNNYSFAEKGKSEYEAAGKRKGDYSGFVSTGEGPKKMREIDDLMKNGTRSFPSQSGIKNWETGTGFSSGQSFGNSQAGKPNYFPEFIPKVNNVNRELSAMELRRMLIEKARLEIRKKLNEWESAKAVRISAKEKEKSKQKKSKLVNHAARQDSESEESPDAGVAEQEAIEMVTMTVPDPDFHIFDSDRSESCFGANQVWAAYDNDDGMPRFYAIIHEVLSTDPFMVRLSWLNSKTSSEFGPIDWVGNGFNKTCGDFRVEKRELFDSLNSFSHKIKGVNESGEVIQIYPRKGEIWALYKNWSPNWNKDTVPEDIVHAYEMVEVQNDYNEKQGVDVSPIVKATGFRTVFYKQPDPNQVKHIPKSEMFRFSHQVPSHVLTGEEGPNALKGYVELDPAATPSELLQVTPSGT; this is translated from the coding sequence ATGGAGTGTAATAAAGATGAAGCTACGAGGGCAAAAGATATTGCTATCAGAAAGTTCACTGAGAAAGATTTTGCCGGTGCTAAGAAGTTTGCTCTCAAGGCTCAGACTTTGTATAGCAGGCTTGAGGGAATTACGCAGATGATAGCCACGCTTGAAGTGTTTTTATCAGCCGAGACTAAAATGAATGGAGAGATGGATATGTATGGCGTACTTGGCGTTAGTCCACTTGCTGATGACGATACCATAAGAAAACACTACAGAAAACTTGCACTTCAGCTGCACCCGGATAAAAATAAGTTCATCGGCGCTGATGGTGCTTTCCAGATTGTGACTCAAGCTTTTAATTTCTTATCTGATAAATCTAAGAGAGCTGCTTACAACAGTCGACGCAATGTCAAAACTTATGTGCAGAAAAGTCCGTGTCAGACTAGTGTCTCAAAAGGGTCTGCAGGTAGTGGGCATCAGCCGAAGTTTGCAACCCATGCTGGGTTTTCAGTGCCATCATCCGGTACAAGTAGATCAGATCAAAAGGTTCCTACTCAAAGAGGCGTTTCTGGTTCTAGTAATTCCGCCCCGAAGGTCCCTAATCAAAGTGGAAAGTCTGCAGTCCCTCCAGGGGTTAATGGTTATCATAAATATACGGGTTCCACCTCTTCAAATGTGAAAGCACCAAAAAGCAATAGTCGGAAATCTTCTCCGTCTGTTCAATCATATTTCAAGAAAACCGACACGTTCTGGACCATATGCACTAGGTGCAAAATGCAATACGAGTACATGCGAGTGTACCTGAATCAGATTCTTAAATGTCCGCATTGTCAAGTGGGGTTTAAAGCTGTTGAAGTACATGCACCCTCAAATATCGGACCAATTCAACCAGATGAACGAAAGTCGTCTTCAACCTCAGCACATCAGATGCCCGGGTTTAATAATTCGTTTGGTGCGGCAAGTAATCATTGGAGTTCTCATTCTGGAACAGCTCATAACGGCACACTTCACAATAATTACTCCTTTGCTGAGAAAGGCAAGAGCGAATATGAGGCTGCTGGTAAACGGAAAGGTGACTATTCTGGATTTGTGTCAACCGGAGAGGGTCCGAAGAAGATGAGAGAAATAGATGATCTGATGAAGAACGGTACACGTAGCTTTCCAAGTCAATCAGGGATAAAAAACTGGGAAACTGGTACGGGATTTTCATCTGGTCAGAGCTTTGGGAACTCACAAGCAGGAAAACCCAACTATTTCCCCGAATTCATTCCGAAGGTTAATAATGTTAACAGAGAATTATCTGCTATGGAACTCAGAAGGATGCTGATCGAGAAAGCACGGTTGGAGATACGCAAGAAGTTAAATGAATGGGAATCAGCTAAGGCGGTTAGAATTTCCGccaaagagaaagagaagtccAAACAGAAGAAGTCAAAACTTGTAAATCATGCTGCTAGGCAGGATTCGGAAAGTGAGGAATCTCCTGATGCTGGTGTTGCTGAGCAAGAGGCTATTGAGATGGTCACAATGACTGTACCCGATCCCGATTTTCATATTTTTGATTCGGATAGATCAGAAAGTTGTTTTGGCGCCAATCAAGTTTGGGCTGCTTATGATAATGATGACGGAATGCCCCGTTTCTATGCCATAATCCATGAGGTCCTTTCAACTGATCCTTTCATGGTGAGATTGAGCTGGCTCAACTCCAAAACGAGCTCTGAGTTCGGTCCTATAGACTGGGTAGGTAATGGTTTCAATAAAACCTGTGGGGATTTCCGCGTTGAGAAGCGTGAACTATTCGATTCACTTAATTCGTTCTCTCACAAAATTAAGGGGGTCAACGAGAGTGGTGAAGTTATTCAGATATACCCACGAAAAGGAGAGATTTGGGCTCTATACAAGAACTGGTCTCCCAATTGGAATAAAGATACCGTACCAGAAGATATCGTTCATGCCTATGAAATGGTGGAGGTGCAAAATGACTACAACGAAAAGCAAGGTGTCGATGTTTCTCCTATCGTGAAAGCTACTGGTTTTCGAACTGTCTTCTATAAGCAGCCTGATCCTAATCAGGTAAAGCATATTCCTAAATCGGAAATGTTCAGATTCTCGCATCAAGTTCCAAGCCATGTCCTCACAGGCGAAGAAGGTCCAAACGCTCTTAAGGGTTATGTAGAACTAGACCCGGCTGCAACCCCGTCTGAACTCCTTCAGGTTACTCCATCAGGCACGTAG